The following coding sequences lie in one Cotesia glomerata isolate CgM1 linkage group LG5, MPM_Cglom_v2.3, whole genome shotgun sequence genomic window:
- the LOC123265500 gene encoding T-box transcription factor mls-1-like isoform X1 — protein MQVLSYYPSMMYNCGPHPVDGHQAIDVKLDNKNLWMKFHNHTNEMIITKLGRRMFPSFQVTVEGLDRRLHYCVMMEVAPSSRRRHKYVGCESTSGSVCDGESKVRGWTSAGAAEPQPPIHKRIYIHPDSPATGSHWMNQPINFTKLKLTNNVVDHHNNVVLCSMHKYIPKIWIILSSPNENMMNLFSQPSLTFSFPETEFIAVTAYQNESITKLKINHNPFAKGFRETGKSCKRKLEIFNKSLQDEEDNSCDEQSCRFSTSGDSGVSSNEGSSPPPMIQEELQSKFYRPWLDAP, from the exons atgcaagTTCTTTCGTATTATCCTTCAATGATGTACAACTGTGGTCCTCATCCAG ttgACGGTCATCAAGCTATTGATGTCAAGCTGGACAATAAAAATCTTTGGATGAAGTTCCATAATCATACGAATGAAATGATTATTACTAAACTTGGACG gCGGATGTTCCCATCGTTCCAGGTCACAGTAGAGGGTCTAGATCGTCGATTGCACTATTGCGTGATGATGGAAGTAGCCCCGTCGTCTAGACGCCGTCACAAGTACGTGGGATGTGAGTCAACAAGTGGCTCGGTATGCGACGGTGAGTCGAAAGTTAGGGGCTGGACTAGCGCCGGAGCAGCTGAACCCCAGCCCCCGATTCACAAGAGAATTTATATTCATCCTGACAGTCCGGCTACTGGGTCTCACTGGATGAATCAGCCTATCAACTTCACTAAGCTTAAACTTACTAACAATGTCGTCGACCATCACAACAat GTCGTACTATGCTCAATGCACAAATACATCCCAAAAATCTGGATCATCTTATCATCACCAAACGAAAACATGATGAACCTGTTCTCTCAACCATCATTGACCTTCTCCTTCCCAGAGACGGAGTTCATCGCAGTGACGGCGTATCAAAACGAGAGTATCACCAAGCTAAAGATCAACCACAACCCCTTCGCAAAAGGATTCCGCGAGACCGGCAAGAGTTGCAAAAGGAAGCTCGAGATTTTCAATAAGAGCCTGCAGGACGAAGAAGACAACTCCTGCGACGAGCAAAGCTGTCGCTTCTCCACCTCAGGAGACAGCGGAGTTAGCAGCAACGAAGGGAGCAGCCCCCCGCCGATGATCCAGGAGGAACTCCAGTCTAAATTCTACAGGCCTTGGTTAGACGCTCCTTAG
- the LOC123265500 gene encoding T-box protein 2-like isoform X2, translating to MRMRARRMFPSFQVTVEGLDRRLHYCVMMEVAPSSRRRHKYVGCESTSGSVCDGESKVRGWTSAGAAEPQPPIHKRIYIHPDSPATGSHWMNQPINFTKLKLTNNVVDHHNNVVLCSMHKYIPKIWIILSSPNENMMNLFSQPSLTFSFPETEFIAVTAYQNESITKLKINHNPFAKGFRETGKSCKRKLEIFNKSLQDEEDNSCDEQSCRFSTSGDSGVSSNEGSSPPPMIQEELQSKFYRPWLDAP from the exons ATGAGGATGAGAGCCAG gCGGATGTTCCCATCGTTCCAGGTCACAGTAGAGGGTCTAGATCGTCGATTGCACTATTGCGTGATGATGGAAGTAGCCCCGTCGTCTAGACGCCGTCACAAGTACGTGGGATGTGAGTCAACAAGTGGCTCGGTATGCGACGGTGAGTCGAAAGTTAGGGGCTGGACTAGCGCCGGAGCAGCTGAACCCCAGCCCCCGATTCACAAGAGAATTTATATTCATCCTGACAGTCCGGCTACTGGGTCTCACTGGATGAATCAGCCTATCAACTTCACTAAGCTTAAACTTACTAACAATGTCGTCGACCATCACAACAat GTCGTACTATGCTCAATGCACAAATACATCCCAAAAATCTGGATCATCTTATCATCACCAAACGAAAACATGATGAACCTGTTCTCTCAACCATCATTGACCTTCTCCTTCCCAGAGACGGAGTTCATCGCAGTGACGGCGTATCAAAACGAGAGTATCACCAAGCTAAAGATCAACCACAACCCCTTCGCAAAAGGATTCCGCGAGACCGGCAAGAGTTGCAAAAGGAAGCTCGAGATTTTCAATAAGAGCCTGCAGGACGAAGAAGACAACTCCTGCGACGAGCAAAGCTGTCGCTTCTCCACCTCAGGAGACAGCGGAGTTAGCAGCAACGAAGGGAGCAGCCCCCCGCCGATGATCCAGGAGGAACTCCAGTCTAAATTCTACAGGCCTTGGTTAGACGCTCCTTAG